The Nostoc sp. PCC 7120 = FACHB-418 genome has a window encoding:
- the mobF gene encoding MobF family relaxase — MLTGKNTEPQQAVHYFMEGYYQEGTSRWSGKGAKKLGLSGAVDHQETFSNIVNGRSPDGSQNLCARKLDSSQRRAATDFTFSAPKSVSLQALVGGDERLITAHQLAVQKTIKLIEERYSYTRATTEKGQELLPTNNLVIAEFDHIETRELDPHLHTHALVMNMTYLEQGKRGVQGKQGEKKKAEEDEEDWKNFLSSPASPTSPASPAHGSWYSLFNDEIFKNKKFLGMVYQNYLALEVQKLGYEVKAREHGQFEIKGFRDEDLREFSKRRQQILSAAGENATWAEREAAWTATRNIKQKINPTELKVKWREEAAALGVKFVQPIEAQPLLQPRLVSYENLEDAIAHCSERNVAFTQEDLEKFILNQGLATDVSQIEPLVQANPELLSLSQQKRDFTTLAAVNRELATIKLMQSGQGKVSPLAHPEVVENHLETTALNPDQRRAVLTTATTTDQFTAWQGVAGAGKTFALKELKEIAAASGYTIKGFAPNSMAAKVLSQELDVQAETVARLLVSELPLEIELNQIWVVDEAGLLSAKDALALLERAALEQARVLLVGDTKQLSAVEAGNPFKSLQQAGIKTSHLNESNRQRAPKLKLAVDLIADGQIEEGFKRLDENGCIQTVTAESKIAAIAHEYVTATPEQRARTLVLTGTNKERLAITQAIREHLRTEGSLGTATTITQLQAKDLTSVQMRYTHNFELGDVVMPTRSYKRRGLEKGQLYKVVGKDGDGLKLEASNGQHFQVDTGFNKAVYHRQNIEVAVGDRLRWTKNDRQLGRRNGQEFVVKAIAGSNAQIEYLHSGQTEFINLQQAQHLDYATVSTTYSSQGKTADRVLIAADYTIGQESFYVAVSRARYELKLYTENKDDLLALAQSSRAKENALALLRQKELEKQRQSKLEKEKVTSTAIVAKEARSPGAGQQGSGGAEEKSYTNSSPLPNSSTLPPSISAPLPTSTSKPVIKKPVPKAAQPKVAFWTPDHVAEVPEQLDCQHWQELVFGSAIHPLFAACNFKSLHQTRDWEHEAWEYLMYSDHLPRTNTGRLSSGIMSKYTHIEDGGWWCDAGVNPKSFANLQPGDKPDRTLWGCYKPNNPREKADKPGKFIKYEHPPKTELSIFLLDVPDEVADRIYEKHGVQPSDSDRASGFWYCVWKYNLPVTITEGAKKAASLLSQGHAAIGLPGIYAGYCSKDELGEKVKARLMDELAVFATPGREMTFCFDYETRPETKQNIEIAISRTGGLLEEQGAKVKVVTLLGPDKGVDDLIVSQGPLAYENVYYEASTLKAWRDNNNQQRHTPPAPPKKLSDFERKQRLQERFSNQATQSAFKKVIDGLTNQELLYLEQAVKEYFSETVAQVPPPIDRPTIESQISQLQQQLDSLWIKHTQQEKSIRTMELIPLHQLSNKYELMLNQQLETIGTIKELFTQKQQLELDISQWEIQVQKHETWKREPKTIEMSTIYNLLKTPQLQERLTTIKETQKQREREVKAKLTISRQPSPQPRRGFRR, encoded by the coding sequence ATGTTAACAGGAAAGAATACAGAACCCCAGCAAGCAGTACATTACTTCATGGAAGGGTATTACCAAGAAGGTACTTCACGCTGGTCTGGTAAAGGTGCGAAGAAATTAGGATTATCAGGAGCGGTTGATCATCAAGAAACATTTTCTAACATAGTCAATGGGCGATCGCCTGATGGCAGCCAAAACCTCTGTGCCAGAAAGTTAGACTCTTCACAACGACGAGCAGCAACAGACTTTACTTTCTCTGCACCGAAGAGTGTTAGTTTGCAAGCGTTGGTAGGTGGGGATGAACGGCTGATTACTGCCCATCAGTTAGCAGTGCAAAAAACCATTAAACTGATTGAAGAACGTTATAGCTACACCAGAGCCACAACCGAGAAAGGGCAAGAACTTCTCCCAACTAATAACCTAGTCATCGCCGAGTTTGACCACATTGAAACCAGGGAACTAGACCCGCATCTCCACACCCATGCTTTGGTCATGAATATGACCTATCTAGAGCAGGGGAAGCGGGGGGTGCAGGGGAAGCAGGGGGAGAAGAAAAAAGCAGAAGAAGATGAAGAAGACTGGAAAAACTTTCTTTCTTCCCCTGCCTCCCCAACCTCCCCTGCCTCCCCTGCTCATGGCTCGTGGTACAGTCTTTTCAATGATGAGATATTTAAAAACAAGAAATTTCTGGGCATGGTGTACCAGAACTACCTAGCTCTTGAAGTACAAAAGCTAGGTTACGAGGTAAAAGCAAGAGAACATGGGCAGTTTGAAATTAAAGGCTTTCGAGATGAGGATTTAAGAGAGTTTTCTAAACGACGGCAGCAGATATTAAGTGCAGCAGGCGAAAACGCAACTTGGGCAGAGCGTGAAGCGGCTTGGACTGCCACCCGTAATATCAAGCAGAAAATCAACCCTACGGAATTGAAAGTCAAGTGGCGAGAGGAAGCGGCGGCATTAGGTGTGAAGTTTGTACAACCTATTGAGGCGCAACCTCTGCTACAACCCCGGTTAGTGAGTTATGAAAATTTAGAGGATGCGATCGCTCACTGCTCAGAAAGAAATGTTGCTTTCACCCAGGAAGATTTGGAGAAATTCATTCTCAATCAAGGTTTAGCTACAGATGTCAGCCAAATTGAGCCGCTAGTGCAAGCCAATCCCGAATTACTCAGCCTATCTCAGCAAAAGCGCGATTTTACAACCTTGGCAGCAGTCAATCGAGAACTGGCAACTATTAAACTAATGCAGTCTGGACAAGGTAAAGTTAGCCCTCTCGCCCACCCGGAAGTAGTTGAAAACCATTTGGAAACAACTGCTTTGAACCCAGATCAGCGTCGAGCGGTACTGACAACAGCAACCACAACAGACCAATTTACGGCATGGCAAGGGGTAGCTGGTGCTGGTAAAACTTTCGCTCTCAAGGAATTGAAGGAAATTGCCGCCGCATCGGGCTACACCATTAAAGGCTTTGCTCCCAATTCGATGGCGGCTAAAGTCCTGAGTCAAGAGCTAGATGTTCAAGCTGAGACTGTTGCTAGATTGCTAGTTTCTGAACTACCCCTAGAGATTGAACTCAATCAAATTTGGGTAGTGGATGAAGCAGGGTTACTGAGTGCTAAAGATGCCCTTGCCCTTTTAGAACGAGCAGCCCTTGAGCAAGCCAGAGTTTTGTTAGTGGGGGACACAAAACAGTTATCAGCAGTAGAAGCTGGCAACCCGTTCAAGTCTCTGCAACAGGCGGGAATTAAAACCAGCCACTTAAACGAATCGAATAGACAACGTGCGCCGAAGCTGAAATTGGCAGTAGACTTGATTGCTGATGGTCAAATTGAGGAAGGATTTAAGCGTTTGGATGAAAACGGTTGTATCCAGACTGTAACGGCAGAATCCAAAATTGCGGCGATCGCTCATGAGTATGTGACAGCTACACCCGAACAAAGAGCGCGAACCCTAGTATTAACGGGAACCAATAAGGAGCGTTTGGCAATTACGCAAGCGATTCGGGAGCATTTGAGAACTGAAGGTAGTTTAGGGACTGCGACCACCATCACCCAACTGCAAGCTAAAGACCTTACATCGGTACAGATGCGCTACACCCACAACTTTGAATTGGGTGATGTGGTTATGCCCACTCGCAGTTACAAGCGCCGGGGGCTGGAGAAAGGTCAGCTATATAAAGTAGTGGGTAAGGATGGTGACGGACTAAAGCTTGAAGCTTCCAATGGACAGCACTTTCAAGTAGACACAGGTTTTAATAAAGCAGTTTACCACCGTCAAAATATTGAAGTTGCCGTGGGCGATCGCCTACGCTGGACAAAAAACGATCGTCAATTAGGACGACGCAACGGTCAGGAGTTTGTAGTTAAGGCCATTGCTGGTTCTAACGCTCAAATCGAGTATTTACATAGCGGTCAAACTGAATTTATCAACCTACAACAAGCCCAACACCTGGATTATGCAACAGTCAGCACTACGTACAGTAGCCAGGGCAAAACGGCAGACCGAGTGCTGATAGCGGCGGATTACACTATTGGGCAAGAAAGCTTTTATGTTGCAGTTAGCCGTGCTAGGTATGAATTAAAACTGTACACGGAAAATAAAGACGATTTACTAGCCCTGGCGCAATCAAGTAGGGCTAAGGAAAATGCACTGGCGCTACTACGGCAGAAAGAATTAGAGAAGCAACGCCAGTCAAAACTAGAGAAAGAAAAGGTTACATCTACTGCGATTGTAGCGAAGGAAGCGCGAAGCCCAGGAGCAGGGCAGCAGGGGAGCGGCGGAGCAGAGGAGAAATCTTATACTAATTCTTCCCCTCTGCCCAATTCTTCCACTCTGCCCCCCAGCATCTCTGCCCCTTTACCTACTTCTACCTCCAAACCTGTTATTAAAAAACCAGTCCCTAAAGCAGCACAGCCAAAGGTAGCATTTTGGACTCCAGATCATGTGGCTGAAGTACCTGAACAGCTAGACTGCCAACACTGGCAAGAACTGGTATTTGGTAGTGCCATTCACCCTCTATTTGCTGCCTGTAACTTTAAAAGTCTGCACCAAACCAGAGATTGGGAGCATGAGGCTTGGGAATATCTCATGTACAGTGACCATCTGCCACGCACGAATACAGGTAGGTTATCGTCGGGAATCATGAGTAAGTATACTCATATTGAAGATGGCGGCTGGTGGTGTGATGCTGGCGTTAATCCCAAGTCTTTTGCTAACTTACAGCCTGGGGATAAACCTGATAGAACATTGTGGGGATGCTACAAACCCAATAATCCTAGAGAGAAGGCAGACAAACCCGGCAAATTCATTAAGTATGAACATCCGCCCAAAACTGAACTTAGTATTTTCTTGCTTGATGTACCGGATGAGGTAGCAGACCGTATCTATGAAAAACATGGGGTACAGCCAAGCGACAGCGATCGCGCCTCTGGGTTCTGGTATTGTGTTTGGAAATATAACCTCCCAGTCACGATCACTGAGGGAGCCAAGAAAGCTGCCAGTCTGTTAAGCCAAGGTCATGCTGCAATTGGACTACCCGGAATTTATGCTGGTTATTGCAGTAAGGATGAGCTTGGGGAAAAGGTGAAAGCTAGACTCATGGACGAGTTAGCTGTTTTCGCCACACCAGGACGTGAAATGACTTTCTGCTTTGATTACGAGACGCGACCGGAAACGAAGCAGAACATAGAGATTGCTATCTCACGCACTGGTGGGCTACTGGAGGAACAGGGGGCTAAGGTCAAAGTTGTAACTTTGTTAGGGCCGGATAAGGGGGTTGATGATTTAATTGTGTCTCAGGGGCCACTGGCATACGAGAATGTATATTACGAAGCATCAACCCTCAAAGCATGGCGAGATAACAATAATCAACAACGACATACCCCACCAGCCCCGCCCAAAAAATTAAGCGACTTTGAACGAAAACAACGACTTCAAGAGCGTTTTTCAAATCAAGCGACTCAATCAGCATTTAAGAAAGTAATTGATGGACTGACTAACCAAGAGCTACTGTATTTAGAACAAGCTGTTAAGGAGTATTTTTCAGAGACAGTAGCACAAGTGCCGCCTCCAATTGATAGGCCAACTATTGAAAGTCAAATTAGCCAGTTACAACAACAACTTGATAGCTTGTGGATAAAACACACCCAACAAGAGAAATCTATCAGAACGATGGAGCTTATTCCGCTTCATCAGTTGAGCAATAAGTATGAGTTAATGTTAAATCAGCAATTAGAGACTATCGGCACTATCAAAGAATTATTTACTCAGAAACAGCAATTAGAATTAGATATATCCCAATGGGAAATCCAGGTTCAAAAGCATGAAACCTGGAAGAGAGAACCGAAAACTATAGAGATGAGTACCATTTATAATTTACTCAAAACTCCTCAATTACAAGAGCGTTTAACAACCATTAAAGAGACACAAAAACAGAGAGAACGAGAAGTTAAAGCTAAATTGACTATATCCCGTCAACCATCTCCACAACCGAGACGAGGTTTTAGAAGATAA